TTCCACGAGGCGCTGGTCCGCATCCGCCGCGAGGACGGCACGCTGGTCATGCCGCAGGCGCTGGTCCAGGCGGCGGAACGCGACGGCATCGTCGCGCTGCTCGACCGCCGCGTGCTCGACCTCGCCTTTGCGATGCTCACGACCGACCGCAAGCTGACGCTCTCGATCAACGCCTCGACGGCGAGCCTCGCCGACACGGTCTGGAGCGACCACCTGCGCACCGCGAGCAAGCTGCGCCCGGATGCGGCGCGCCGCCTCATCATCGAGATCGCGGAGAACTCGGTGATCGCCGATCCCGCGCAGATGCAGGCCATGCTGGCCGAGATCAAGCCGCTCGGCGTGCGCATCGCGCTCGACGACTTCGGTGCCGGGCATTCCTCGTTCAAGATGCTGCGCGGCCTGCCGATCGACTTCCTGAAGATCGACGGCGCCTTCGCCCAGAACCTCACCGCCTCGCCGGACGACCGGGTCTTCATCCGCACGCTGATCGACCTCGCGCGCAACCTGCGGATCCCGACGGTGGCCGAGTGGGTCGAGGACGAGGCGACGGCGCGCCAGCTCGCCGACTGGGGCGTCGACTTCCTGCAGGGCCATCTCTTCGGCCGCGCCGTGCTGCCGGTCGAGCCGGGCGCGCACCGCGCCGCGAGTTGAGCGCACGCCGCGAAGCTGGCGCGCGGCGGCGCGATTCGCGCTAAGACGCCGACATGTGGCGCGCCGACGTCTTCACCCTCTTTCCCGCGATGTTCCCGGGACCGCTCGGACTGTCGCTGGCCGGCGACGGGCTGGCGCGCGGTGCCTGGCAGCTCGCCGCGCACGACATCCGCGAGCACGGGCTCGGTCGCCATCGCGCGGTCGACGACACGCCGGCCGGCGGGGGCGTCGGCATGGTGATGCGCGCCGACGTCGTCGCCGCGAGCCTCGATGCGCATGTCTTGGCCGACGATCCGCGCCCGCGCCTTCTGATGACGCCACGCGGCACGCCGCTGACCCAGGCGCGCGTCCGCGCCCTGGCGGCGGGACCGGGCGCCGTCCTGGTGTGCGGGCGCTTCGAGGGGGTGGACGAGCGGCTCGTCGCGGCACGCCACCTCGAGGAGGTGTCGATCGGCGACTACGTGCTGTCGGGCGGCGAGGTCGCCGCGCTCGCCCTGCTCGACGCCTGCGTGCGCCTGCTGCCCGGCATCATGGGCCACGACGCTTCCGGCGACGACGAGAGCTTTGAGGCCGGTCTGCTCGAGTACCCGCACTACACGCGACCGCGCGACTTCGAGGGCCGCGCGATCCCCGACGTGCTGCTCTCCGGCGACCACGCCCGCATCGCGCGCTGGCGCGCCGACGAAGCCGTCAAGCTGACGCGCGAGCGGCGACCGGACCTGCTGCGCGACCGTGACTGAGCGGATGGCCTCGTCCGACACGATCTTCGCGCTCGCCAGCGGCGCCGGCCGCACGGCCATCGCGATCGTGCGGCTCTCGGGCCCGCAGGCGCATGCGGCGGTCGCGGCGCTGGCCGGGCGCCTGCCGGCGCCGCGCCGCGCGACCCTGGCGCGGCTGCGCGACCCGCAGTCCGGCGAGACGCTCGACCACGCGCTGGTGCTCGTCTTCGAGGCGGCGAGGAGCGAGCTCGGCGAGGACGGCGCCGAGCTGCATCTCCACGGCAGCCAAGCCGTCGTCGCGGCGGTGACCCGGGCGCTCGCCGCGCTGCCCGGCCTGCGCCCGGCCGGGCCGGGCGAGTTCACCCGCCGCGCCTTTCTCAACGGCAAGCTCGATCTCGCCCAGGTCGAGGGCCTCGCCGACCTTGTCGACGCGGAGACCGACCTGCAGCGCCGGCAGGCGCAGCGCCAGCTCTCCGGCGTCATGCGCGATGCGACGGCGCCGTGGCGCGCGGCACTGATCGCCGCTGCCGCCGAGTGCGAGACGGCGATCGACTTCGCCGAGGACGTCGTGCCGGCGGACGTCGACGCCCGCGTCGCGGCGCTGCTCGCGCCGGTGCGCGAGGGCCTACGTGCCGAGCTCGCCGCCGCCGGCGCCGCCGAGCGCATCCGCGACGGCGTGCAGGTCGTGATCGCGGGCCCGCCCAACGCCGGAAAGTCGAGCCTCCTCAATGCCTTGACACGACGCGAGGCGGCGATCGTTTCGACCATCGCCGGCACCACGCGCGACCCGATCGAGGTCCACCTCGACCTTGCCGGCTGCCCGCTCACCCTCGTCGACACGGCCGGCCTGCGCGTGAGCGCCGACGCGATCGAGCAGATCGGCATGTCGCGCGCCCGCGCGCGCGCCAAGGCGGCCG
This Beijerinckiaceae bacterium RH AL1 DNA region includes the following protein-coding sequences:
- the trmD gene encoding tRNA (guanine-N(1)-)-methyltransferase (ID:RHAL1_03997;~source:Prodigal:2.6), whose amino-acid sequence is MWRADVFTLFPAMFPGPLGLSLAGDGLARGAWQLAAHDIREHGLGRHRAVDDTPAGGGVGMVMRADVVAASLDAHVLADDPRPRLLMTPRGTPLTQARVRALAAGPGAVLVCGRFEGVDERLVAARHLEEVSIGDYVLSGGEVAALALLDACVRLLPGIMGHDASGDDESFEAGLLEYPHYTRPRDFEGRAIPDVLLSGDHARIARWRADEAVKLTRERRPDLLRDRD
- the mnmE gene encoding tRNA modification GTPase MnmE (ID:RHAL1_03998;~source:Prodigal:2.6), translating into MASSDTIFALASGAGRTAIAIVRLSGPQAHAAVAALAGRLPAPRRATLARLRDPQSGETLDHALVLVFEAARSELGEDGAELHLHGSQAVVAAVTRALAALPGLRPAGPGEFTRRAFLNGKLDLAQVEGLADLVDAETDLQRRQAQRQLSGVMRDATAPWRAALIAAAAECETAIDFAEDVVPADVDARVAALLAPVREGLRAELAAAGAAERIRDGVQVVIAGPPNAGKSSLLNALTRREAAIVSTIAGTTRDPIEVHLDLAGCPLTLVDTAGLRVSADAIEQIGMSRARARAKAADLVLWLADDGTPPPAFAAPVWAIATKADLAPFPKVKGEVLPLSTLTGQNLDVLVGRLAAFAQNLAAPAGAGLIARARHRDAFAAALAALDHATASPAPPIEIVAEHLRAARFALDRLIGAVDVEDILGDVFARFCIGK